DNA from bacterium:
TCTTGCAGGGAACCGCGCTCGGACTCGAGCTCCCCGAGCCGGGCCTCGATTTCGGTCAGCTTCGCGTCCACCTCCGCCATCTTCTCCTGGATGGCGGCGGTGTCGGCCTCGGGCTTGGCCAGATCCTTCTCCAGGCCCTGGCGCTCGATCCGGAGCTTGTCGCGCTCCTTCTCCAGGTCGCGTTTTTCCTTATCCACGCCCTGGGTGAGCGCGTCCACGACGTTGCTCTTGAGCTTGTCGAAATCCTTGCGAATGGCCTCGGGGACGTCCGGGGGCGACGCGCCGAGGGTCGCGAGGGCGGCGGTGAAATCGTCCATCTCGTACTGGGACGCCGCCTTGGCGTAAAAGACCACGGCCCGGGCGGCGGAGAACCCCGCGGCCAGGGCGGCCAGCGCCTCGTCCGCCTTCTCGACGGCCACGGAATACAGGTCGGAGTTGTAGTTGGCCAGCACCAGGGCGGGCCAGGCGAACTCGAGGGGTCCGCCGCCGTCAATGGCCCCCTGCGCCAGCCGGACCGCCGTGGAGTCGCTCTCGTCCTCGAGGGCGTAGAGGTACGCCAGGTGCGCGGTCAACACCATGTCGGAGTCGCCGCCGTGGCGGATGCCGTTCTCGTAAACGTCTATCGCCTCTCCCAGGTCGCCCAGCGCCTCCCAGGCGAAGCCCCACTCCCGGAAGGCGTCCACGCCGTACCCCAGGTCGGCCGCCCGCTCGAAGGAGGCCAGGGCGTCCCGCTGCTTCCCCTGGGCGACCAGGGCCCGGGCCAGGAAGAAATGCCCCGTCCCTTGGTCGGGCTTGATCTGCGTGGCCTGGGTCAGGTACTCGACCGCGGCGGCGGCGTCACCCGTCTTCAGCTTGAGCTTCCCGAGCTCGAGGTTGGCGCCGTAGTGGCGGGCGTCGTACTTGAGCGCCTCGAGGAAGGAGCCCTCGGCGCGCTTGTCCTGGGAACCCTCCAGGTACTCGACGCCCTGGACGTAGCTCACCTCGGCGGTGGCGCGCGGGACGAGCTCGTAACCGGGGACGTAGGTCTCCGCTTTTTGAATCTCGCGCAGCGCCTGGGAGTACCGGCGGTCCTTCAACAGGACCAGCCCGAGCTCCACCTGGGCATGCGCCTGGTTGTTGATGGTGTTGACTATCTCCTGGTCTATGAGCGACTGGAGGTCCACCACCTGGGGCTGGAGGTTGTCCAGGTTTGCCTCGAGCACCGGGTCGCCGTCGGGGGGTAGGAGGTCCCGGGCCCTGGCCAGCGCCTCTTCGGCCTGCTTGGCCAGGCGCTTGGCCTGCTCGCCGTTGCCTGCGCTGGTGCGCAGGCGGTTCAGATTCTCCTGGACCAGCGCCACTTCATCGTCCACGCTGGGATTCTCGGGCAGAGCGTCACCGGCGAAGAGTTGGTGCATGAGGCCGAGGTAGTTCATGGCCGAGTAGAAATGGCACTCGGCCAGCTTGATTTGGGCGGTGGTCACCTGCCAACCGGCGATTTCGCCGAGGCGGGACAGGTCCTCGTCGTACTTGATGCGCGGGTCGTCCTCGCCCTCCTCGGGCACTGGAAAGACGGGAGGCTTGTCCCTGGCGTCCTGGATGGCCCCCTGGATGCGTTCCTCGCCTTTCTGAATGGCCTGCACGTCGCGCTCGATGAGCTTGAGGGCGTCAAGGGCCTGGTCGTGGTTCCCGGCGGCGCGCTCTTCGGCGGCGGTGGCCAGGGCCATCTCGATTGCGTCCAGCTTTTCGCTGGACTGGTAAACGAGCTCCTGGGCCCGTTCGAGAGAGTCCGCCGACGTCAAGGAGAAAGCCCCCAGGACGAGGAAAATCGCCAAAATCCATTTGAAAGGTGCGGCCATCCGACCCTCCGGCCAATCAGGGGTTCGGTTGCGGTCAGTTCCCGTTTGGATAAGTATACCGTCAAACGGCGGACATTGCCACCCCTGCGGGGTATAAGTCCCCAACCCCCGCGGGCGGCCCGCAGAGGCGCGGACGGGGACGTTTCCAATTTCCCCGCAGGAGAGGAGTCAGAGGTGAGGGCTGCCGCCTATCCCCTCTCCCCTGTGGGGAGAGGGTTAGGGTGAGGGGCGAAAGCGGCGGCCCGCAGTTTCCCTCTCCCTGTGGGAGGCCCGCGAGGCGCGGGCCGGGGTGAGGGTCGCATTATGTCCCCTCTCCCTTTTAGGGAGAGGGTTTGGGTGAGTGTCAAGGTTTGAAACGTGAAATGGGCGGGGTACGGAGCCCCCGCCCTACATTTTTCCCTCCCCCCTTTGGGGGGAGGCTCGCCTACGGGTTTGGGTGGGGGTGATTCGCGGCGGCCCGCAGAGGACTCGTCCTACGGGGCCGCCCTACATCATCGCAATCCACGAGGCACGCCCCGGACCCTGCGTCGTTGTCGTATCTGTCGAATAAAAAAACGCCCGCTCGCGGCGATAACTCCTCGACCACAAACGATTCAACCCGTGGTACAGCCCCCGGCGGCTCGCCGGTGGTGCCGAGTTTCGAATAAAAAAACCGCCCGCTCGCGGCAGTAACCCCTCGAACACAAACGACTTACTCCGCGGAACAGCCCCCGGCGGCTCGCCGGTGGTGCCGAAGGGGGGACTCGAACCCCCACGAGGCGAACCCCACTAGACCCTGAATCTAGCGCGTCTGCCAATTCCGCCACTTCGGCTCCGAGAGGGGCATTATAGTGTCCGGACGGGGCCAAGTCAAGCGCCCCGTGAGGCGGAAGGTTACGCGGACGCCGTCGGACCCCATTCGGGCGCCGGATGAGGTACAATCTTCCGGACTTAAAACCCCCCCGCGAGGTGACCATGACCTACCTAGCGCTCGCCCTGGGCATCGTCTTCAACGCCGGGGCCAACATCCTGATGAAGGTGGCGATGCGCGGCATCGGCACCCTGGACTCCCTGGGCCTCGGGCCCTACGCCAAGGGGATGCTCTCCAGCGGCTGGCTCTGGGGCGGCCTGGCCAGCTTCGCCGCCGCTCTGGTCTTCTACACCTACGTCCTGTCGAAGCTCAACCTCTCCGTGGCCTACCCCGTCTTCACCTCAGTGGGCTTCGCCATCGTCATCGTCGTCAGCGCCCTGATGCTGAAAGAAAGCATCACCTGGTGGCAGGTGGCGGGATTCGTCTTGATCGTCGCCGGGGTGTGGCTGGTCGTGGCCAAGCAGGCGGTCGCCTGACGTGAAACGGATTTTACTGACCAACGACGACGGGGCGGACTACCCGGGGCTGGCGATTATGGCCGAGGCGCTCGCCGGGCTGGGCGAGTTGACGGTCGTGGCGCCCGACGGGCCGCGCTCCGGCACCTCCATGGCCGGTTCCTTCCACGGGGTGCTCGCCGTGAGCTCCAAGCGCCTGGCGAACGGGCTCGCCGTCACCGTCCTGGACGGCTTCCCGGTGGACTGCGTCCGTTACGGTCTGGTGCGGATGGGCCCTCCGCCGCCTGACCTGGTCGTGGTGGGGATCAACCACGGGCTCAACCTGGCCTCGGACCTCCACTACTCGGGAACGGTGGGCGCGGCCCGTGACGCGGCGATGTGGGGCATACCCTCCCTGGCCGTCTCCTCCGGCTCCCTGGACGGTTCCGGCCACTGGGGGAGGCCGGAGGAGGCGGACCTGCGGCTGGCCGCGGCGTGGGGTGCGGACATCGCGCGGAAAATACTCGACGAGGGCCTGGAGCCGGGGCGATTCTTGAACCTTAACGTCCCCGCCGGGGCGCACGGCCCGGTTCGCGGCCTCATGGAAACCACGCCGGGGGACATCGTCACCGCCATCGGTTACCGCGAGGAGCCCGGAGGGGTCAGCCTCTACGGCTACGACGACCCGCCCGAGGGGCAGCATCCCGAGAGCGACGTCGCCGCCATCCTCGCCGGGTACGTCTCTCTCTCCCGCCTCGACAGCGGCTGCGCGAACCCCTGCTGGAAAGTCGCGGAAAAGGAAGCCATGCCCCGGCAAAACGATGGATAGACCGCGCCTCCTCGTGTCGAACGACGACGGCGTCCACGCCGAGGGACTCCCGGCCCTGGTGCGGGAGCTCGCACCGCTGGGCGAAGTGCTGGTCTGCGCCCCGATGTTCGAGCGCTCCGGCGCCGGCCACTCCATCACCATTGACCGGCCCATCCAGGCCGCCCGGGCCTCCATCGCTCCCGGCATCCAGGTCTGGGTCACCGACGGCTCGCCCGCCGACTGCGTCAAGTTCGCCGTCTCGAACCTCTACGACGCGGGGAGGCCGGACCTCGTCCTCACGGGCGTCAACTTCGGCCTCAACCTCTCCACCCACATCTTCTACTCGGGCACGGTGGGCGCGGCGCTGGAGGGC
Protein-coding regions in this window:
- a CDS encoding SMR family transporter, encoding MTYLALALGIVFNAGANILMKVAMRGIGTLDSLGLGPYAKGMLSSGWLWGGLASFAAALVFYTYVLSKLNLSVAYPVFTSVGFAIVIVVSALMLKESITWWQVAGFVLIVAGVWLVVAKQAVA
- the surE gene encoding 5'/3'-nucleotidase SurE, with translation MKRILLTNDDGADYPGLAIMAEALAGLGELTVVAPDGPRSGTSMAGSFHGVLAVSSKRLANGLAVTVLDGFPVDCVRYGLVRMGPPPPDLVVVGINHGLNLASDLHYSGTVGAARDAAMWGIPSLAVSSGSLDGSGHWGRPEEADLRLAAAWGADIARKILDEGLEPGRFLNLNVPAGAHGPVRGLMETTPGDIVTAIGYREEPGGVSLYGYDDPPEGQHPESDVAAILAGYVSLSRLDSGCANPCWKVAEKEAMPRQNDG